DNA sequence from the Cohnella herbarum genome:
ACATCCGTCATTTCCTTCGTCGACTCCACGATATCGCGGAAGTCGCGTTGTTCTTCCCACGCCTGCATCGCGCGCGGTTGAACCGTATCGTAAGCTTGCTCGCGGCTGAAGCCTTTGTCGATCAACTTCGTCATAACGCGGCCGGAGAAAGGCACATTGTAAGTACGAGTCATATTGCGCTTCATATTTTCCGGGAATACCGTCAAGTTCTTCACAATGTTGCCGAAACGGTTAAGCATATAGTTCAGAAGCATCGTCGCGTCCGGCAAAATAATTCTTTCCGCGGAGGAGTGGGAGATATCGCGTTCGTGCCACAGAGGAACGTTCTCGTACGCGGTCAACATATGTCCGCGAATAACGCGGGACAAGCCGCTCATGTTCTCGCAACCGATCGGGTTGCGCTTGTGCGGCATTGCCGACGAACCCTTCTGGCCTTTGCCGAACGGCTCTTCGACTTCGCGGAATTCGCTCTTCTGCAAGCCGCGAATTTCCGTCGCGAACTTGTCGATCGAAGTCGCGATCAACGCCAAAGTCGCCATATATTCCGCATGGCGGTCGCGTTGCAGCGTTTGTGTCGAGATCGGTGCCGCCTTGATCCCCAGCTTCCGACATACGAACTCTTCAACAGCCGGATCGATATTCGCGTAAGTGCCGACGGCGCCGGACATTTTACCGAATTGAACGCCGTCCGCAGCGCGCTCAAACCGCTCTAAGTTGCGTTTCATTTCTTCGTGCCACAATGCCAGTTTCAATCCGAAAGTCGTCGGCTCGGCATGAACGCCGTGCGTACGGCCCATCATCGGAGTGTCTTTGTATTTAATCGCTTGATCGCGAACAATCGAGATGAAGTTCTCGATGTCTTTCTTCAATATTGCGTTAGCTTGCAATAACAGATAACCCATAGCCGTATCCACGACGTCGGTCGATGTCAGCCCGTAATGAACCCATTTGCGTTCCGCGCCCAAGCTTTCGGATACCGCGCGAGTAAAGGCGATGACGTCATGGCGGGTTTCGAGCTCGATTTCGTTGATGCGATCGATGTCGAATTTGGCGTTCTTGCGAAGCTCCACCGTGTCTTCATGAGGAATATGGCCTAACTCTGCCCAGGCTTCGCATGCGCATAATTCGACTTCCAGCCAAGCGTTGAATTTGTTTTCTTCCGTCCAAATGGCCCTCATCTCGGGGCGGCTATAACGTTCTAACATGGTTGTTTAGACCCTCCATATATTCGATTGGGTTATCCATTCCAGGGCCGCTTCCACGTTAGGGGCGAGCACGTTCAGGTGTCCCATTTTTCGTTTATGTTTCGCCTCGGCTTTGCCGTAAAGATGAACCTTCGGCTCAACTCCCAGCCTCTCCGCTTCGGCATCATGATCCGCCATCCAAGCTAGCAGCGGTTCCATGTGTTCGCCGAGGATATTGGCCATGACGACCGGCGATAGCAAAGCCGTGTCGCCGAGCGGCAAGTCGCAAATGGCCCGCACATGCTGCTCGAATTGGGAAGTCCGGCAAGCTTCCATCGTATAGTGGCCCGAATTATGCGGCCTTGGCGCCAATTCGTTGACGTACAATTGTCCGTCGGCCGTCAAGAACAGCTCGACCGCGATGAGTCCGACGACGCCGAGCGTCTCGGCTATCGATACGGCCAACTTCTCCGCCTCGCGTCGCACCGAATCGTCGATACGTGCCGGAACGATAGATAAGTGCAATATATTATGAACATGGACGTTTTCCGCGGGCGGGAAAGTTTTCACTTCGCCTGAAGGCCGTCTGGCCGCGATCACGGAAATTTCCTTGTCGAACACGATAAATTTCTCAAGCACGAGCTGCGTACCGCTTCGGCTTGCTTCGTTCCAAGCCGGCTCTAATTCGTCTTCGGCTCGCAATACCCATTGCCCTTTGCCGTCATAACCGCCGGTAGCGGTTTTGAGCACGGCTGGCAAGCCCAACAAAGCGGCCGATTCGCGAAGGCTTTCCAAGCTGACGATTTCGGCATAAGGAGCAACCTTCACGCCCGCCGCTTCGACCGCGCGTTTCTCGCGCAGACGGTGCTGGGTCGTATACAACAACGCGCTGCCTTGCGGTACGTAAGATTCCTTCTCCAACATAGCCGCTACTCCCGCATCGACGTTCTCGAATTCATAAGTAATGATATCCGAGCGCTTCGCCAGCTCGCGTGCCGCTTCTTGATCGTCATAAGCCGCTACGATCTGGGAAGCCGTCTGTCCGCAAGGACTATTGGGAGTCGGATCAAGCGTGACGAACCGATACCCGAGACGGTTGCCCGCATGCGCCAACATCCGTCCCAGTTGCCCGCCGCCAAGCACGCCGATGGTCGCTCCAGGCAAGATCGTTCGAGGCTGCGAACTAGCCGCTCCCTCGTCGACGCCGACGATCTCGCATCCGAACGCATCGCATACAGCGCCTTCTCCGCCGAACAAACTCACTAATTTTTCTCCGTTTGTATTCCCGTTTGTATTCCCGATTGCATCTCCGTTGATATTCCCGTTTGTATCCCCGTAGCTCATGATGGCAATTCTCCGTTTTCCAATACTTCTTGCGTAATCCGGTCGCGACGGGCGTTTACCCGGGCCTGTACTTCCGGATCGAAAGAACCGATCATCTGCGCTGCCAGCAATCCCGCGTTCGTAGCGCCCGCGGTCCCGATCGCTACCGTCGCTACCGGAATTCCGCCGGGCATCTGCACGATCGACAGCAACGAATCTAGCCCGTTCAGGGCCTTCGACTGAACAGGCACTCCGATGACGGGCAGAACGGTTTTGGCTGCGACCATGCCCGGAAGATGGGCGGCACCGCCGGCACCGGCTATAATAACCTTTAACCCGCGCGAAACGGCGGATTCGGCATATTCGAACATTAAATCCGGGGTCCGATGAGCGGAGACGACTTTTTTCTCGTATGGAATGTCAAGCTCCTCGAGCACCTCGCACGCTTTCTTCATCGTTTCCCAATCCGACGTGCTTCCCATGATGACGCCGACAAGTGACGACATGATTCCACCCTTCCCCAGCTGCAATGTTTTCTTCCAGTCAAGATCAACGCGTTGCCATCTTCTCATTAATAATTCGTGCAACTTATGCTTGCTAATCGTCCGATAAAACGAAAAAAGACCGATGGGAATACCGTAAGTATTCCCCAATCGGCCTTTAAGCTCTCTACTACGAATAAGCAGAACGCAACGGCGACAAGAGAAAGCCCGAACCTGGACGGTCCGCGCTTCCATATGACTGTCGTTGACGATTGCCGCGTAGTCCGGAAATTAGGGTTTCCGGGTAGAGACGTTCGGGCCGATTCCCGACTTATACGCGCATTGCGCCTTGCCCGTAACAGGCTAGCTAAATGCTCTTTTGACGTTTCTAAGTGTACCGCAGAGAAGGGTAAACTGTCAATCAAAGACGAACGCTTACATAACATCGAAATATTAATGTTCGGATTTGGACATACTTACGCGTATATTCGACCCATTCCTCGCTTGCACATACGTTCATTTTCAAATATTGTCATTATTTTCAATATGTCTCCAGACCCTTAAATGGCCTATTTCTTATTTAAAATTAAAACCCCGCCCCACCTCCGTCTAAGCGGAAGTGAAGCGGGGTTGATTTATGCCATGAACCGCTAGGTTCATAAACGCGTATTATTCTCCGCCAACCCACACGTAACGTGCGATTACGATGACGAATACGACCCACATGAGCCAGTGAATCTTGTGTTTCTTCTCGCCCGTAAGACTAGCTACGAAAGCAAGCAACACGTAAGAAACGATTCCGAAGGAAATTCCGTTAGCGATATTATAAGTGAATGCCATGATCGTGATCGTTAAGAATGCGGGAATTCCGATAACCAGGTCGGTAAAGTCGATTTCTTTAACCGATTGAACCATCAGTACGCCGACGATAATCAGCGCGGCGCTAGTCGCTGGTGCCGGAATAAGCAACGCGATCGGAAGAAGGAACAGGGAAAGCAAGAACAACACGCCGGTCGTTACGGAAGTCAATCCCGTGCGTCCGCCCGCGGCTACGCCCGCGGAACTTTCCACGTAGGCGGTTACCGTACTCGTTCCGAGCATCGCGCCGCCGCTGACCGCTACCGCGTCAACGAACATCGCTTTACCGACTTTTTTCGTGCCTTCTTCTTTATTTTTGAAAAATCCGGCGCGGTTGGCCGTACCGACCAATGTTCCGAACGTATCGAATAGCTCAACGAAAGTAAAGGTTGCAATTGCCGTCAAGAGCCCCGTAGTGAAGAGGTCGGCAAAATCCATCGCCCAGAAGTTCAATTCGCCGAAATCCGGAGCCCAGTCCGCGCCTTTCAGCGAGCTGAAGCTTACGAGATCAACTCCCGGAAGCGCACCAATTAAGGTGATTAAGACCATACCGAGCAAGATTGCGCCTTTAACGCGCAGTACCATGAAAATCCCGATAATCCCGAGTCCAACGATGGTCAGCCATACGCTTGGATTCGCCAAGTGCCCCATCGAAAGCAGCGTACCGCCGTCTTCGAACACTAAGATCGTCACGAGACCGCTTGTTTTCATACCGACGATCGCGATGAACAAGCCGATACCGACCGTGATCGCATGTTTCAAACCATCCGGTATCGCTACGATAAGCAGCTGACGAATTTGAGTCACCGTTAGGATGAAGAAGATAATACCTGAAATAAATACGGCCGCAAGTCCCATCTCGGGCGTAATCGGATGCCCCGTCGCTTTAGAAGTAACGATAGTCGTTGCGAAGAATGCGTTAAGTCCCATCCCTGGAGCCAAAGCTACCGGGAAGTTAACGAACAAACCCATTGCAATCGTAAAAATACCTGCCGCTAACGCGGTTGCGAGGAATACAGATGTGAAGCTCAAATCTGCTCCCGACAAAATTCCCGGGTTTACTACCAAAATGTAGGCCATCGTCATGAAGGTCGTGATTCCCGCCATGATCTCTGTGCGTACATTCGTCCCCAGTTCTTTTAGCTTAAAGAAACTTTCCATGTCTCAATAAACTCTCCCTTCAAATTTGAATGAATGTGGAAAAACTAAGTATGAACATACAAAAAACCCAGAAGAATAATCTCCTAGGTTCCGCACAACCGGGAAAATCCATACTATCGAGGCACGGATGCCCCTTCTAGCATGCTTTCCCTTTCCGTAGACAGATCATTTGCGGTGACCTCGTAGAGACTCCCGGGCCGATTCCCGGGATTATACGAAAAGCTATTCAGTTGTTTGTCCAATCCATATTCTAGGTCGTAAGACCTTGTCTGTCAACGGTTATTTACGAATATTTTAGGGTTAAAAACGCATCAATCGTTCGGAATTGACAGACTTTTCTACGATGAGAGCGTTTCATTTACAATGAAAGCGAGAACAAAACCAAAATTACCTTCGAACCTTTTCCTATCTTATCCAAAAAAAATCGCTCCGGACGCGATAATGTCCGAAGCGATAGTCCCTCTATTTGACTTCGCTCAGCCGAACGACTAGCTTGGCGCTTTCCGCTCGAGTACCGCGATCGTACGGTCGGAATTTTCCGCTTGCGTCGCCGTTCACGAGTCCGAGCGCTTTCGCTTTCGCCACGGCATTCTTTGCCCAATCCTTAGCGTCTCCCATATCGGAGAACGAACCTGAGCCTGCGCTCGAATCCGATGATTTGCTGCCCGTCCGAAGAAATTCGTAAGCCCTGACGATCATTGCCGCCATCTCTTGCCGGGTAATTGGAGCATTCGGATTGAACTTGTTCGTCGACGAGCCGGTAATTAACCCCGCCTCTTTGGCCGCGGCGATCGCATCCGCGTACCAAGCATCTCCCGCCACGTCGTTAAAGCCGGAAGCTGA
Encoded proteins:
- the purK gene encoding 5-(carboxyamino)imidazole ribonucleotide synthase, translating into MSYGDTNGNINGDAIGNTNGNTNGEKLVSLFGGEGAVCDAFGCEIVGVDEGAASSQPRTILPGATIGVLGGGQLGRMLAHAGNRLGYRFVTLDPTPNSPCGQTASQIVAAYDDQEAARELAKRSDIITYEFENVDAGVAAMLEKESYVPQGSALLYTTQHRLREKRAVEAAGVKVAPYAEIVSLESLRESAALLGLPAVLKTATGGYDGKGQWVLRAEDELEPAWNEASRSGTQLVLEKFIVFDKEISVIAARRPSGEVKTFPPAENVHVHNILHLSIVPARIDDSVRREAEKLAVSIAETLGVVGLIAVELFLTADGQLYVNELAPRPHNSGHYTMEACRTSQFEQHVRAICDLPLGDTALLSPVVMANILGEHMEPLLAWMADHDAEAERLGVEPKVHLYGKAEAKHKRKMGHLNVLAPNVEAALEWITQSNIWRV
- a CDS encoding NCS2 family permease, producing MESFFKLKELGTNVRTEIMAGITTFMTMAYILVVNPGILSGADLSFTSVFLATALAAGIFTIAMGLFVNFPVALAPGMGLNAFFATTIVTSKATGHPITPEMGLAAVFISGIIFFILTVTQIRQLLIVAIPDGLKHAITVGIGLFIAIVGMKTSGLVTILVFEDGGTLLSMGHLANPSVWLTIVGLGIIGIFMVLRVKGAILLGMVLITLIGALPGVDLVSFSSLKGADWAPDFGELNFWAMDFADLFTTGLLTAIATFTFVELFDTFGTLVGTANRAGFFKNKEEGTKKVGKAMFVDAVAVSGGAMLGTSTVTAYVESSAGVAAGGRTGLTSVTTGVLFLLSLFLLPIALLIPAPATSAALIIVGVLMVQSVKEIDFTDLVIGIPAFLTITIMAFTYNIANGISFGIVSYVLLAFVASLTGEKKHKIHWLMWVVFVIVIARYVWVGGE
- the purE gene encoding 5-(carboxyamino)imidazole ribonucleotide mutase yields the protein MSSLVGVIMGSTSDWETMKKACEVLEELDIPYEKKVVSAHRTPDLMFEYAESAVSRGLKVIIAGAGGAAHLPGMVAAKTVLPVIGVPVQSKALNGLDSLLSIVQMPGGIPVATVAIGTAGATNAGLLAAQMIGSFDPEVQARVNARRDRITQEVLENGELPS
- the purB gene encoding adenylosuccinate lyase, producing MLERYSRPEMRAIWTEENKFNAWLEVELCACEAWAELGHIPHEDTVELRKNAKFDIDRINEIELETRHDVIAFTRAVSESLGAERKWVHYGLTSTDVVDTAMGYLLLQANAILKKDIENFISIVRDQAIKYKDTPMMGRTHGVHAEPTTFGLKLALWHEEMKRNLERFERAADGVQFGKMSGAVGTYANIDPAVEEFVCRKLGIKAAPISTQTLQRDRHAEYMATLALIATSIDKFATEIRGLQKSEFREVEEPFGKGQKGSSAMPHKRNPIGCENMSGLSRVIRGHMLTAYENVPLWHERDISHSSAERIILPDATMLLNYMLNRFGNIVKNLTVFPENMKRNMTRTYNVPFSGRVMTKLIDKGFSREQAYDTVQPRAMQAWEEQRDFRDIVESTKEMTDVLSAEEIAECFDPTWHLKHVGTIFERLGLK